A genomic stretch from Bacillus sp. N1-1 includes:
- a CDS encoding sensor histidine kinase: MFELLLTMLERLGIIVTIAFVLTRFRFFRDMIYSDQLARKQQYVAIGFFGFFGIIGTYTGLTFSTDSLQFNSWPLEVSSDEAIANSRVIGVVLAGLLGGKRVGFGAGLIAGFHRYMLGGFTALACGLASIIAGLIAGSLHKRNRHVKLHSAFMIGAGAETVQMLIILLLSKPFENAIALVEVIGIPMILANGIGCALFLLIIKNVVNEEEKAGALQAQKTLRIADQTLGYLRKGLSEASAKEVCQILHREIEGSAVAITDRTHILSHVGLANDHHQSGHEIQTTITKDVIHNGEIVVANDQTIHCAEKDCPLGAAIIAPLKQRGKTIGTLKFYFRSEKEITHIITELVLGLSNLLSNQLEIAEADKAYQLAKEAEIKALQAQISPHFLFNSLNTIISLIRIEPDKARKLLVSLSHFLRQNLSGTTANMTSLNQELKHVKAYLEIEEARFVDRLTVNYKIDESALTMNLPPLTLQPIVENAIKHGIKNKNTDCLVEISITRHSNGTVVCVTDNGEGIPPKRLDQLGKMHVSSDLGTGLGLYNVNRRLSMLYGNKATLQIRSTLYEGTTICFMIPTTEDK, from the coding sequence ATGTTTGAACTCTTGCTTACGATGCTGGAGAGACTTGGCATAATTGTTACGATTGCGTTTGTGTTAACACGCTTTCGCTTCTTTAGAGATATGATTTACAGCGATCAGCTCGCTCGGAAGCAACAGTATGTTGCGATTGGTTTCTTCGGTTTTTTTGGGATCATCGGTACATATACCGGACTGACATTCAGTACAGACTCACTTCAATTTAATTCTTGGCCACTTGAAGTGTCTTCTGACGAAGCAATCGCCAATTCCAGGGTGATCGGTGTCGTACTTGCAGGCCTTCTTGGAGGAAAGAGAGTTGGCTTTGGTGCCGGTCTTATCGCAGGGTTTCATCGCTATATGCTTGGAGGATTCACAGCACTGGCATGTGGACTTGCCTCGATAATTGCGGGACTTATTGCCGGCTCCCTACATAAACGAAATCGTCATGTAAAACTCCATTCAGCTTTTATGATCGGTGCAGGTGCAGAAACGGTTCAAATGCTCATTATCCTGCTTCTATCTAAGCCGTTCGAAAACGCAATCGCTCTCGTTGAAGTCATTGGGATTCCAATGATTCTCGCAAACGGTATTGGCTGTGCTCTCTTCCTATTAATTATTAAAAATGTCGTAAACGAGGAAGAAAAAGCCGGTGCCCTGCAGGCTCAAAAAACTCTTCGTATCGCGGATCAAACGCTCGGGTATCTCAGAAAAGGGCTTTCCGAAGCTTCTGCGAAAGAAGTCTGCCAGATTCTTCATCGTGAAATTGAAGGTAGTGCAGTCGCGATAACAGACCGAACACACATTTTAAGTCATGTTGGGCTTGCGAACGACCATCACCAATCAGGACACGAAATTCAAACGACCATTACGAAAGACGTCATTCATAATGGTGAGATTGTTGTAGCAAACGATCAGACCATTCACTGCGCTGAGAAAGACTGTCCGCTCGGAGCTGCCATCATTGCCCCACTCAAACAGCGAGGAAAAACGATCGGCACCCTAAAATTTTATTTCCGATCGGAAAAAGAGATTACCCATATTATCACCGAGCTCGTTCTCGGTCTCAGCAACCTGCTCAGTAACCAGCTCGAAATCGCTGAAGCGGATAAAGCCTATCAGCTCGCAAAAGAAGCCGAGATCAAAGCATTACAAGCACAAATCAGTCCACATTTTCTGTTTAATTCGCTTAATACGATTATTTCGTTAATTCGAATCGAACCTGATAAAGCACGTAAATTACTCGTTTCCCTTTCACACTTTTTAAGACAGAATTTATCTGGAACGACGGCGAACATGACTTCGCTTAATCAAGAGTTAAAGCACGTGAAAGCCTACCTGGAAATAGAAGAGGCACGATTCGTCGATCGCCTCACAGTAAACTACAAGATTGATGAAAGTGCGTTAACGATGAATCTACCTCCTCTCACGCTCCAACCTATTGTTGAAAATGCAATTAAACATGGGATTAAAAATAAAAATACAGACTGCTTAGTTGAAATCAGCATTACGCGTCATTCAAATGGCACGGTCGTCTGTGTAACGGATAACGGAGAGGGGATTCCTCCAAAGCGACTTGATCAGCTTGGAAAAATGCACGTTTCATCTGATCTTGGAACAGGACTCGGACTCTATAACGTGAATCGCCGCTTATCAAT